tagtagttgtggttgctgttgtagttgctgctggtgttgttgtggctggtgtagtagttgttgctggtgtagtagttgtggttgctggtgtagtaattgttgtggctattgtagttgctgctggtgttgttgtggctggtgtagtagttgttgtcgctggtgtagtagttgttgctggtgttgtagttgtggtggctggtgttgtagttgtggtggctggtgtagtagttgttgtcgctggtgtagtagttgttgctggtgttgtagttgtggtggctggtgtagtagttgttgtggctattgtagttgctgctggtgttgttgtggctggtgtagtagttgttgtcgctggtgtagtagttgttgctggtgttgtagttgttgtggctggtgtagtagttgttgtcgctggtgtagtagttgttgctggtattgtagttgtggtggctggtgtagtagttgttgtggctggtgtagtagttgccgctggtgttgttgtggctggtgtagtagttgttgctggtgttgtagtagttgttgctggtgttgtaattgttgttgctggtgttgtagttgtggaggctggtgttgtagttgtggtggcaggtatagtagttgttgtcgctggtgtagtagttgtggctggtgtagtagttgttgtggctattgtagttgctgctggtgttgttgtggctggtgcagtagttgttgctggtgtagtagttgttgtggctggtgtagtagttgttgtggctggtgtagtagttgctgctggtgttgttgtggctggtgtagtagttgttgctggtgttgtagtagttgttgctggtgttgtagtagttgttgctggtgtagttgtggttgctggtgttgtagttgtggtggctggtgttgtagttgtggtggctggtgtagtagttgttgtcgctggtgtagtagttgttgctggtgttgtagttgtggtggctggtgtagtagttgttgtggctattgtagttgctgctggtgttgttgtggctggagtagtagttgttgctggtgttgttgtggctggtgttgtagttgtggtggctggtgtagtagttgttgtcgctggtgtagtagttgttgctggtgttgtagttgttgctgttgtggttgttgtggctggggctgttgttgttgtagctggtgtgctagttgtagtagttgttgttgctggtgtagtagttgtggttgctgttgtagttgttgctggtgttgtagttgtggtggctggtgtagtagttgttgtggctggtgtagtagttgctgctggtgttgtggctggtgtagtagttgttgctggtgttgtagtagttgttgctggtgttgtagttgtggtggctgttgtagtagttgttgtggctggtgtagtagttgtggttgctgttgtagttgctgctggtgttgttgtggctggtgttgttgtggctggtgtagtagttgttgctggtgtagtagttgtggttgctgctgtagtagttgttgtggctattgtagttgctgctggtgttgttgtggctggtgtagtagttgttgtcgctggtgtagtagttgttgctggtgttgtagttgtggtggctggtgttgtagttgtggtggctggtgtagtagttgttgtcgctggtgtagtagttgttgctggtgttgtagttgtggtggctggtgtagtagttgttgtggctattgtagttgctgctggtgttgttgtggctggtgtagtagttgttgtcgctggtgtagtagttgttgctggtgttgtagttgttgtggctggtgtagtagttgttgtcgctggtgtagtagttgttgctggtattgtagttgtggtggctggtgtagtagttgttgtggctggtgtagtagttgccgctggtgttgttgtggctggtgtagtagttgttgctggtgttgtagtagttgttgctggtgttgtaattgttgttgctggtgttgtagttgtggaggctggtgttgtagttgtggtggcaggtatagtagttgttgtcgctggtgtagtagttgtggctggtgtagtagttgttgtggctattgtagttgctgctggtgttgttgtggctggtgcagtagttgttgctggtgtagtagttgttgtggctggtgtagtagttgttgtggctggtgtagtagttgctgctggtgttgttgtggctggtgtagtagttgttgctggtgttgtagtagttgttgctggtgttgtagtagttgttgctggtgtagtagttgttgctggtgttgtagttttggtggctggtgtagtagttgttgtggctggtgtagtagttgtggttgctgttgtagttgctgctggtgttgttgtggctggtgtagtagttgttgctggtgtagtagttgttgctggtgttgtagttgtggtggctggtgtagtagtttttgtcgctgttgtagttgctgctggtgttgttgtggctggtgtagtagttgttgctggtgttgtagtagttgttgctggtgttgtagtagttgttgctggtgtagttgtggttgctggtgttgtagtagttgttgctggtgtagttgtggttgctggtgttgtagttgtggtggctggtgttgtagttgtggtggctggtgtagtagttgttgtcgctggtgtagtagttgttgctggtgttgtagttgtggtggctggtgtagtagttgttttggctattgtagttgctgctggtgttgttgtggctggtgtagtagttgttgctggtgttgtagtagttgttgctggtgttgtagtagttgttgctggtgtagtagttgttgtcgctggtgtagtagttgttgctggtgttgtagttgtggtggctggtgtagtagttgttgtggctattgtagttgctgctggtgttgttgtggctggagtagtagttgttgctggtgttgttgtggctggtgttgtagttgtggtggctggtgtagtagttgttgtcgctggtgtagtagttgttgctggtgttgtagttgttgctgttgtggttgttgtggctggggctgttgttgttgtagctggtgtgctagttgtagtagttgttgttgctggtgtagtagttgtggttgctgttgtagttgttgctggtgttgtagttgtggtggctggtgtagtagttgttgtggctggtgtagtagttgctgctggtgttgttgtggctggtgtagtagttgttgctggtgttgtagtagttgttgctggtgttgtaattgttgttgctggtgttgtagttgtggaggctggtgttgtagttgtggaggctggtgttgtagttgtggtggcaggtatagtagttgttgtcgctggtgtagtagttgttgctggtgttgtagttttggtggctggtgtagtagttgttgtggctggtgtagtagttgtggttgctgttgtagttgctgctggtgttgttgtggctggtgtagtagttgttgctggtgtagtagttgttgctggtgttgtagttgttgtggtggatggtgtagtagttgttgtcgctgttgtagttgctgctggtgttgttgtggctggtgtagtagttgttgctggtgttgtagtagttgttgctggtgtagttgtggttgctggtgttgtagttgtggtggctggtgttgtagttgtggtggctggtgtagtagttgtcgctggtgtagtagttgttgctggtgttgtagttgtggtggctggtgtagtagttgttgtggctattctagttgctgctggtgttgttgtggctggtgtagtagttgttgctggtgttgttgtggctggtgttgtagttgtggtggctggtgtagtagttgttgtcgctggtgtagtagttgttgctggtgttgttgtggctggtgttgtagttgtggtggctggtgtagtagttgttgtcgctggtgtagtagttgttgctggtgttgtagttgttgctgttgtggttgttgtggctggggctgttgttgtggtggctggtgtagtagttgttgtggctggtgtagtagttgtggttgctgttgtagttgctcctggtgttgttgtggctggtgtagtagttgttgctggtgttgtagttgtggtggctggtgtagtagttgttgtcgctgttgtagttgctgctggtgttgtggctggtgttgtagtagttgttgctggtgttgtagtagttgttgctggtgtagttgtggttgctggtgttgtagttgtggtggctggtgtagtagttgttgtcgctggtgtagtagttgttgctggtgttgtagttgtggtggctggtgtagtagttgttgtggctattgtagttgctgctggtgttgttgtggctggtgtagtagttgttgctggtgttgttgtggctggtgttgtaggtgtggtggctggtgtagtagttgttgtcgctggtgtagtagttgttgctggtgttgtagttgaggtggctggtgtagtagtagttgttgctggtgttgtagttgttgctgttgtggctggggctgttgttgtagctggtgtgctagttgtagtagttgttgttgctggtgtagtagttgtggtagctgttgtagttgttgctggtgttgtagttgtggtggctggtgtagtagttgttgtggctggtgtagtagttgctgctggtgttgttgtggctggtgtagtagttgttgctggtgttgtagtagttgttgctggtgttgtagtagttgttgctggtgtagttgtggttgctggtgttgtagttgtggtcgctggtgttgtagttgtggtggctggtgtagtagttgttgtcgctggtgtagtagttgttgctggtgttgtagttgtggtggctggtgtagtagttgttgtggctattgtagttgctgctggtgttgttgtggctggtgtaatagttgttgctggtgttgtagttgtggtggctggtgtagtagttgttgtcgctggtgtagtagttgttgctggtgttgtagttgttgctgttgtggttgttgtggctggggctgttgttgttgtagctggtgtgctagttgtagtagttgttgttgctgttgtagttgttgctggtgttgtagttgtggtggctggtgtagtagttgttgtggttggtgtagtagttgctgctggtgttgttgtggctggtgtagtaggtgttgctggtgttgtagtagttgttgctggtgttgtagttgttgttgctggtgttgtagttgtggaggctggtgttgtagttgtggtggcaggTGTAGTAGTTGgcgtcgctggtgtagtagttgttgctggtgttgtagttgtcgtggctggtgtagtagttggtgtggctggtgtagtagttttggctggtgtagtagttgtggttgctgttgtagttgctgctggtgttgttgtggctggtgtagtagttgttgctggtgttgttgtggctggtgttgtagttgtggtggctggtgtagtagttgttgtcgctgttgtagttgctgctggtgttgttgtggctggtgtggtagttgttgctggtgttgtagtagttgttgctggtgtagttgtggttgctggtgttgtagttgtggtggctgctgttgtagttgtggtggctggtgtagtagttgttgtcgctggtgtagtagttgttgctggtgttgtagttgtggtggctggtgtagtagttgtggtggctggtgtagtagttgttgtcgctggtgtagtagttgttgctggtgttgtaattgttgctgttgtggttgttgtggctggggctgttgttgttgtagctggtgtagtagttgttgctggtgttgtagttgttgctgttgtggttgttgtggctggggctgttgttgttgtagctggtgtgctagttgtagtagttgttgttgctggtgtagtagttgtggttgctgttgtagttgttgctggtgttgtagttgtggtggctggtgtagtagttgttgtggctggtgtagtagttgctgctggtgttgttgtggctggtgtagtagttgttgctggtgttgtagtagttgttgctggtgttgtaattgttgttgctggtgttgtagttgtggaggctggtgttgtagttgtggaggctggtgttgtagttgtggtggcaggtatagtagttgttgtcgctggtgtagtagttgttgctggtgttgtagttttggtggctgctgtagtagttgttgtggctggtgtagtagttgtggttgctgttgtagttgctgctggtgttgttgtggctggtgtagtagttgttgctggtgtagtagttgttgctggtgttgtagttgttgtggtggatggtgtagtagttgttgtagctgttgtagttgctgctggtgttgttgtggctggtgtagtagttgttgctggtgttgtagtagttgttgctggtgtagttgtggttgctggtgttgtagttgtggtggctggtgttgtagttgtggtggctggtgtagtagttgtcgctggtgtagtagttgttgctggtgttgtagttgtggtggctggtgtagtagttgttgtggctattctagttgctgctggtgttgttgtggctggtgtagtagttgttgctggtgttgttgtggctggtgttgtagttgtggtggctggtgtagtagttgttgtcgctggtgtagtagttgttgctggtgttgttgtggctggtgttgtagttgtggtggctggtgtagtagttgttgtcgctggtgtagtagttgttgctggtgttgtagttgttgctgttgtggttgttgtggctggggctgttgttgtggtggctggtgtagtagttgttgtggctggtgtagtagttgtggttgctgttgtagttgctcctggtgttgttgtggctggtgtagtagttgttgctggtgttgtagttgtggtggctggtgtagtagttgttgtcgctgttgtagttgctgctggtgttgtggctggtgttgtagtagttgttgctggtgttgtagtagttgttgctggtgtagttgtggttgctggtgttgtagttgtggtggctggtgtagtagttgttgtcgctggtgtagtagttgttgctggtgttgtagttgtggtggctggtgtagtagttgttgtggctattgtagttgctgctggtgttgttgtggctggtgtagtagttgttgctggtgttgttgtggctggtgttgtagttgtggtggctggtgtagtagttgttgtcgctggtgtagtagttgttgctggtgttgtagttgaggtggctggtgtagtagtagttgttgctggtgttgtagttgttgctgttgtggctggggctgttgttgtagctggtgtgctagttgtagtagttgttgttgctggtgtagtagttgtggtagctgttgtagttgttgctggtgttgtagttgtggtggctggtgtagtagttgttgtggctggtgtagtagttgctgctggtgttgttgtggctggtgtagtagttgttgctggtgttgtagtagttgttgctggtgttgtagtagttgttgctggtgtagttgtggttgctggtgttgtagttgtggtcgctggtgttgtagttgtggtggctggtgtagtagttgttgtcgctggtgtagtagttgtggttgctgttgtagttgctgctggtgttgttgtggctggtgtagtagttgttgctggtgttgtagtagttgttgctggtgttgtagtagttgttgctggtgttgtagttgtggtggctggtgtagtagttgttgtggctggtgtagtagttgtggttgctgttgtagttgctgctggtgttgttgtggctggtgtagtagttgttgctggtgttgtagttgtggtggctggtgtagtaatTGTTGtcgctgctgttgtagttgctgctggtgttgttgtggctggtgtagtagttgttgctggtgttgtagtagttgttgctggtgtagtagttgttgctggtgttgtagtagttgttgctggtgttgtagttgttgttgctggtgttgtagttgtggaggctggtgttgtagttgtggtggcaggtgtagtagttgttgtcgctggtgtagtagttgttgctggtgttgtagttgtcgtggctggtgtagtagttggtgtggctggtgtagtagttgtggctggtgtagtagttgtggttgctgttgtagttgctgctggtgttgttgtggctggtgtagtagttgttgctggtgttgttgtggctggtgttgtagttgtggtggctggtgtagtagttgttgtcgctgttgtagttgctgctggtgttgttgtggctggtgtggtagttgttgctggtgttgtagtagttgttgctggtgtagttgtggttgctggtgttgtagttgtggtggctgctgttgtagttgtggtggctggtgtagtagttgttgtcgctggtgtagtagttgttgctggtgttgtagttgtggtggctggtgtagtagtggTTGTGtctattgtagttgctgctggtgttgttgtggctggtgtaggagttgttgctggtgttgttgtggctggtgttgtagttgtggtggctggtgtagtagttgtcgctggtgtagtagttgttgctggtgttgtaattgttgctgttgtggttgttgtggctgggg
This Solea solea chromosome 3, fSolSol10.1, whole genome shotgun sequence DNA region includes the following protein-coding sequences:
- the LOC131455909 gene encoding putative mediator of RNA polymerase II transcription subunit 26 — translated: QHQQQLLHQRQQLLHQPPQLQQQPPQLQHQQPQLHQQQLLQHQQQLPHQPQQHQQQLQQRQQLLHQPPQLQHQPQQHQQQLLHQPQQHQQQLQQQPQLLHQPQLLHQPHQLLHQPRQLQHQQQLLHQRQQLLHLPPQLQHQPPQLQHQQQQLQHQQQLLQHQQQLLHQQQLLQHQQQLLHQPQQHQQQLQQQRQQLLHQPPQLQHQQQLLHQPQQHQQQLQQQPQLLHQPQQLLHQPPQLQHQQQLLQHQQQLLQHQQQLLHQPQQHQQQLQQQPQLLHQRQQLLHQPPQLQHQRPQLQHQQPQLHQQQLLQHQ